In one Sesamum indicum cultivar Zhongzhi No. 13 linkage group LG12, S_indicum_v1.0, whole genome shotgun sequence genomic region, the following are encoded:
- the LOC105175596 gene encoding GDSL esterase/lipase At5g45960, translated as MWPLSSSFCHIPLLFLLHSQLLLSSSHIDETRNFNRSSSPVSALFVFGDSTVDPGNNNYIETIAKSNFPPYGQDFPNQLPTGRFTNGRLVTDFMASYAGIKDFIPPYLDPTLTLEDLMTGVSFASATTGFDPLTAQIFGVISMEKQLKYFKEYKSRMEVHIGKERTKTLISKAVFLISAGTNDFIVNYNTIPIRRQTYTVSTYQHLLLQLGQQFLQGLLGMGARKVAFVGLPPMGCVPAVITMNSDHALTHRACIESLSSVARDYNRLLRNKLTAMRIPGAKIIYVEIFKPLDDLIKKPQQFGFDEVNCGCCGSGTIELSVLCNSLSVVCSDDSKYVFWDSVHPTEAAYYNIFLELRPIVDLFMKA; from the exons ATGTGGCCTCTCTCCAGTTCATTTTGCCACATTCCTCTACTTTTCCTTCTTCATTCCCAGCTGCTTCTTTCCTCATCACACATCGATGAGACTCGCAACTTCAATAGGAGTTCATCACCAGTTTCTGCGTTGTTTGTGTTTGGTGATTCTACAGTTGATCCTGGCAACAATAACTACATTGAGACTATTGCCAAGAGCAACTTTCCACCTTACGGCCAGGATTTCCCCAACCAGCTTCCAACCGGAAGGTTTACCAATGGCCGGCTTGTCACCGATTTTATGG CTTCGTACGCGGGGATCAAAGACTTCATCCCTCCATACTTGGACCCAACCCTCACCCTTGAAGACCTCATGACTGGAGTTTCTTTTGCTTCTGCTACCACCGGATTCGACCCACTTACTGCTCAAATCTTT GGCGTGATTTCTATGGAGAAACaactgaaatattttaaagagtaCAAATCAAGAATGGAAGTCCATATCGGGAAGGAGAGAACCAAAACCCTGATTAGTAAGGCTGTGTTCCTAATAAGCGCTGGCACAAACGATTTTATCGTGAATTATAACACCATACCAATTCGACGCCAGACCTACACTGTTTCCACTTACCAGCACCTGCTATTACAACTTGGCCAACAATTCTTACAG GGTCTGTTGGGGATGGGGGCTCGGAAGGTTGCTTTCGTGGGGCTACCACCAATGGGATGTGTGCCGGCTGTCATCACCATGAACTCCGACCATGCTCTCACTCACCGTGCCTGTATCGAGTCGCTTTCCTCCGTCGCACGAGATTACAATCGCTTGCTCCGGAACAAGCTGACTGCTATGCGCATCCCTGGTGCCAAAATCATTTATGTTGAGATTTTTAAACCGTTGGATGACTTGATTAAAAAGCCTCAACAATTTG GTTTTGATGAAGTGAATTGTGGTTGCTGTGGAAGTGGAACCATAGAACTCTCCGTCCTCTGCAATTCATTGTCCGTCGTTTGTTCGGATGATTCCAAGTATGTGTTCTGGGATTCTGTGCACCCAACTGAAGCAGCATACTATAACATCTTCCTGGAGCTGCGTCCGATAGTGGATCTGTTCATGAAGGCTTAG
- the LOC105175597 gene encoding GDSL esterase/lipase At5g45960, with amino-acid sequence MPFTLEAFSTCFLLLFFSTKAAAARDIRNVKAESSPVSAILIFGDSTADPGNNNYIATPFRSNFSPYGKDFVNQTPTGRFTNGRLANDFIAKYVGIKEYVPPYLDPTLSIEELKSGVSFASAGSGFDPLTPTISNVVSISEQLDHFKEYRAKLEAAIGKDKTKELINNALFLVSAGTNDFVVNYFTIPIRRYNYTIPSYMNFVLHETRQLLQALLGEGARRIGVVGLPPMGCLPVVITLYSDSPILKRDCISNFSSIGQDYNQMLKNELNSMQLQMQSSGARIAYIDIYGPLADMTLGRKYEFEEVSSGCCGTGMVEASFMCNPRSAVCSDATKYVFWDSIHPTERSYELLFQAFRPVIDVLVKN; translated from the exons ATGCCCTTTACGTTGGAGGCTTTTTCCACTTgctttctgcttcttttcttttcaacgAAAGCAGCAGCTGCTCGAGACATTCGCAATGTGAAGGCGGAGAGCTCACCGGTTTCGGCCATTCTCATTTTCGGGGACTCCACGGCCGACCCCGGAAACAATAACTACATAGCTACGCCGTTTAGGAGCAATTTTTCACCTTATGGCAAAGATTTTGTGAACCAGACGCCAACTGGACGGTTTACCAATGGACGCCTTGCTAATGATTTTATAG CAAAATACGTCGGCATCAAAGAGTACGTTCCTCCTTATCTGGATCCTACGCTCAGCATTGAGGAGCTCAAGAGTGGAGTCAGCTTTGCTTCTGCTGGGTCCGGATTCGACCCGCTTACACCAACAATAagc AATGTGGTCTCCATATCGGAGCAGCTGGACCACTTCAAGGAGTATCGAGCAAAACTAGAGGCCGCAATTGGGAAGGACAAAACGAAGGAACTGATAAATAATGCTCTGTTCCTTGTCAGTGCTGGCACAAACGACTTCGTGGTGAATTATTTCACAATACCAATTCGACGCTACAATTACACGATTCCGAGCTACATGAATTTCGTGCTACACGAAACTCGGCAGCTTCTTCAG GCATTGTTGGGTGAAGGTGCTCGTCGAATTGGAGTTGTGGGACTGCCGCCAATGGGCTGTTTGCCTGTTGTGATAACTCTTTACTCTGATAGTCCAATTCTTAAACGTGACTGCATCAGTAATTTCTCCTCCATAGGCCAAGATTATAACCAAATGctgaaaaatgaattgaacTCCATGCAACTCCAGATGCAATCCTCTGGAGCTCGAATTGCTTATATAGACATCTATGGACCGTTAGCGGACATGACCTTAGGCCGTAAATATG AGTTTGAGGAGGTTAGCAGTGGATGCTGTGGGACGGGGATGGTGGAGGCGTCGTTTATGTGCAACCCAAGGTCAGCTGTTTGCTCGGATGCTACCAAGTATGTGTTTTGGGATTCCATTCACCCCACTGAGAGATCATATGAGCTTCTGTTTCAGGCCTTTCGGCCTGTAATTGATGTGCTTGTTAAGAATTAA